One window from the genome of Dyella sp. A6 encodes:
- a CDS encoding DUF4870 domain-containing protein, protein MSVPPESAVPPSPPPEPDTPPPAGPTHEERQWALIAHLSALLGGLITGHWLGVGCFLGPLIIWLVKRDSMPFVDDQAKEALNFNITVAIVGLLLLVLSVMTLGIGLILTIPLGGIVGIFWLVCVIIAAIKANEGERYRYPLCLRVIK, encoded by the coding sequence ATGAGCGTTCCGCCCGAATCCGCCGTACCGCCTTCCCCGCCACCCGAGCCGGACACGCCGCCACCGGCCGGGCCGACCCACGAGGAGCGCCAGTGGGCGCTGATCGCGCATCTCTCGGCGCTGCTGGGCGGCCTCATCACCGGACACTGGCTGGGTGTCGGCTGCTTTCTGGGGCCGCTGATCATCTGGCTGGTGAAGCGGGACAGCATGCCGTTCGTGGACGACCAGGCGAAGGAAGCGCTGAACTTCAACATCACCGTGGCGATCGTCGGTCTGCTGCTGCTTGTGCTCAGTGTGATGACGCTCGGTATCGGTCTGATCCTGACCATTCCACTGGGCGGTATCGTCGGCATCTTCTGGCTGGTGTGCGTGATCATCGCCGCGATCAAGGCGAACGAAGGCGAGCGCTATCGCTATCCGCTCTGCCTGCGGGTGATCAAGTAA
- a CDS encoding farnesyl diphosphate synthase produces the protein MNPNAELGPALKALIARADQALERVLPAEDRSPPELHRAMRYAVLGGGKRLRPLLVYAAGHALDHDGPALDTAACAVELIHAYSLVHDDLPAMDDDDMRRGRPTCHIVFGEAMAILAGDALQALAFELLAEVPVDAGRTTTMLRTLGAACGAEGMAGGQALDLAAVGRTLSLAELEHMHACKTGALIRAAVRLGALASNADPATLATLDRYADAVGLAFQVRDDILDVEGASEVIGKTAGKDAAADKPTFPSIIGLDASRRRLAELVEQAHAALASFGEPASLLLELAHYAAQRQR, from the coding sequence TTGAACCCGAACGCTGAACTCGGTCCCGCGCTGAAAGCACTGATCGCCCGCGCCGACCAGGCGCTGGAACGCGTGCTGCCGGCCGAAGACCGCTCCCCGCCCGAGCTCCACCGCGCCATGCGCTATGCCGTGCTCGGCGGCGGCAAACGGCTGCGCCCCCTGCTGGTGTACGCGGCCGGACACGCACTGGACCACGACGGTCCGGCACTGGATACCGCAGCATGCGCGGTGGAACTGATCCACGCCTATTCGCTGGTGCACGACGACCTGCCGGCGATGGACGACGATGACATGCGGCGTGGCCGCCCGACCTGCCATATCGTGTTCGGCGAGGCGATGGCGATCCTGGCCGGCGACGCCCTGCAGGCACTGGCCTTCGAGCTGCTCGCCGAGGTACCGGTCGATGCCGGCCGCACCACCACCATGCTGCGCACGCTGGGCGCGGCCTGCGGTGCCGAAGGCATGGCCGGCGGCCAGGCGCTGGACCTGGCGGCGGTCGGACGCACGCTGAGCCTGGCCGAACTGGAACACATGCACGCCTGCAAGACCGGCGCACTGATCCGGGCGGCCGTGCGCCTGGGCGCACTGGCCAGCAACGCCGACCCGGCAACGCTGGCGACACTCGACCGTTACGCCGACGCAGTCGGCCTGGCGTTCCAGGTGCGCGACGACATCCTCGACGTGGAAGGCGCATCCGAAGTGATCGGCAAGACCGCCGGCAAGGATGCGGCCGCCGACAAGCCAACCTTCCCATCCATCATCGGTCTGGATGCCTCGCGCCGCCGGCTGGCCGAACTGGTGGAACAGGCACATGCGGCGCTGGCGTCATTCGGCGAACCGGCCAGCCTGCTGCTCGAACTGGCGCACTACGCGGCCCAGCGTCAACGCTGA
- a CDS encoding exodeoxyribonuclease VII small subunit, producing MAKSASTPAQTLPAADFEHSLDELEQLVARMEGGELSLDESLASFERGIGLYRQCQQSLEKAELRVRLLLDPDAPENAEPFEPER from the coding sequence ATGGCCAAGTCCGCTTCCACCCCCGCCCAGACCCTCCCTGCCGCCGACTTCGAGCACTCGCTGGACGAACTCGAACAACTGGTCGCCAGGATGGAAGGCGGCGAGCTGAGCCTGGACGAATCGCTGGCCTCCTTCGAGCGCGGCATCGGCCTTTACCGCCAGTGCCAGCAGTCGCTGGAAAAAGCCGAACTGCGCGTGCGACTGCTGCTGGATCCCGATGCTCCCGAAAACGCCGAACCGTTTGAACCCGAACGCTGA
- the tilS gene encoding tRNA lysidine(34) synthetase TilS: protein MSTSLTAHLSSLLATTPAAALCVGFSGGADSTALLHALAQLPAARARGLRALHVDHCLHADSAAWADHCQRLCDELDVPCEVVRVHVETGHGEGLEAAARHARRTAFVASLRPDEWLLLAHHRDDQAETVLLKLLRGAGPEGLGGMRERRPFGANQLWRPLLPLSRAQLRAYVDAHGLDCIEDPSNSDRQLSRNYLRHEILPRLSAHWPQAIDSILHSANASRAAADALRDAWLAAFERLYRPDDGSLEMHGWLALPAALRHPLLDHWLHLRGRSTPTTAQRRQIERQCAAKAGQTPCIRWPGSELRIWKERLWALPALPPVEPDWQCDWHGEPLTLPDGGRLRLSGHGGRLPAPLQVRLRRGGERIRPAGDAFTRELRDLFQQAAWPPWQRHACPLLYEDELLIAVAGRWFSERGAALFKATGVRPVWQPGS from the coding sequence GTGAGCACATCGCTGACCGCCCACCTGTCCAGCCTGCTGGCCACGACACCGGCGGCGGCACTGTGCGTCGGCTTCAGCGGCGGCGCCGATTCCACCGCCCTGTTGCATGCGCTGGCCCAGCTTCCCGCCGCGCGCGCGCGCGGGCTTCGTGCACTACACGTGGACCACTGCCTGCACGCCGACAGCGCGGCCTGGGCGGATCACTGCCAGCGTCTGTGCGATGAGCTCGACGTTCCATGCGAGGTCGTTCGCGTGCATGTGGAAACCGGGCACGGCGAAGGCCTGGAGGCCGCAGCCCGCCACGCCCGCCGTACCGCCTTCGTGGCGTCGCTGCGACCGGACGAATGGCTGCTACTGGCCCATCACCGCGACGACCAGGCCGAAACCGTACTGCTCAAGCTGCTGCGCGGCGCCGGCCCGGAAGGTCTGGGCGGCATGCGCGAACGCCGCCCGTTCGGCGCCAACCAGCTGTGGCGGCCACTGCTACCGCTGTCGCGGGCGCAACTGCGGGCCTATGTGGACGCCCACGGCCTGGACTGCATCGAGGACCCGTCCAACAGTGACCGGCAACTATCGCGCAACTACCTGCGCCACGAGATCCTGCCGCGGCTGAGTGCGCACTGGCCACAGGCGATCGACTCGATCCTGCACAGCGCCAACGCAAGTCGTGCCGCAGCCGACGCGCTGCGCGACGCCTGGCTGGCGGCCTTCGAACGCCTGTACCGTCCGGACGACGGCAGCCTGGAGATGCATGGCTGGTTGGCATTGCCGGCCGCCCTGCGCCATCCGCTGCTCGATCACTGGCTGCACCTGCGCGGGCGTTCCACGCCCACCACCGCGCAGCGCCGGCAGATCGAACGGCAATGTGCAGCAAAGGCAGGCCAGACACCCTGCATCCGCTGGCCCGGCAGCGAGCTCCGTATCTGGAAGGAACGCCTGTGGGCCTTGCCAGCGCTGCCACCAGTCGAACCGGACTGGCAGTGCGACTGGCACGGCGAGCCACTGACATTGCCCGACGGCGGCCGACTGCGACTGTCCGGGCATGGCGGGCGACTGCCAGCGCCGCTGCAGGTCCGGCTGCGCCGCGGCGGCGAACGCATCCGCCCGGCCGGTGATGCGTTCACGCGCGAGCTGCGCGACCTGTTCCAGCAGGCGGCATGGCCACCCTGGCAACGTCATGCCTGCCCATTGCTCTACGAGGACGAGCTGCTGATCGCGGTGGCCGGCCGCTGGTTCAGCGAGCGCGGCGCAGCGCTGTTCAAAGCCACTGGCGTGCGACCCGTGTGGCAGCCCGGTTCGTGA
- a CDS encoding NYN domain-containing protein, with product MAQDTAKLAVLIDADNARPAIVEGLLAEVAKYGTAHVKRIYGDWTKPDLNGWKEVLLRHSIQPIQQFRYTVGKNATDSAMIIDAMDLLYAERFDGFCIVSSDSDFTRLASRIRESGLTVYGFGERKTPEPFRTACDKFIYTDVLLQAEEGESEGAPKPRSAKELRGDSRLMNLLRGAIEAASDEEGWASLGAVGSIVNKQSPDFDSRNYGYAKLSGLIKGIGLFELQERHIGSGKHIYVRPRSGKK from the coding sequence ATGGCCCAGGACACCGCCAAGCTCGCCGTACTGATCGACGCCGACAACGCCCGCCCGGCCATCGTCGAGGGCCTGCTGGCCGAGGTCGCGAAGTACGGCACCGCCCACGTCAAGCGCATCTACGGCGACTGGACCAAGCCCGACCTCAACGGCTGGAAGGAAGTGCTGCTACGCCACTCGATCCAGCCGATCCAGCAGTTCCGCTACACCGTCGGCAAGAACGCCACCGACTCGGCCATGATCATCGACGCGATGGACCTGCTCTACGCCGAACGTTTCGACGGCTTCTGCATCGTATCCAGCGACAGCGATTTCACCCGGCTGGCTTCGCGCATCCGCGAATCCGGCCTTACCGTGTACGGCTTCGGCGAGCGCAAGACACCCGAACCGTTCCGCACCGCCTGCGACAAGTTCATCTATACCGACGTGCTGCTCCAGGCCGAGGAAGGCGAGTCCGAGGGCGCACCCAAGCCACGCAGCGCCAAGGAACTGCGTGGCGACAGCCGGCTGATGAACCTGCTGCGCGGCGCCATCGAGGCCGCCTCGGACGAAGAAGGCTGGGCCAGCCTCGGCGCGGTCGGCAGCATCGTCAACAAGCAGTCGCCCGACTTCGATTCGCGCAACTACGGCTACGCCAAGCTCAGCGGACTGATCAAGGGCATCGGCCTGTTCGAGCTGCAGGAACGTCACATCGGCAGCGGCAAGCACATCTACGTACGCCCCCGCAGCGGCAAGAAGTGA
- a CDS encoding acetyl-CoA carboxylase carboxyltransferase subunit alpha: protein MNPNFLDFEQPIAELEAKIDELRHASDGQAFNIDEEVGRLREKLKIKTADIFRNLSSWQVTQLSRHPARPYTLDYIATICEEFHELAGDRMYADDPAIVGGLGRINGRPVMIIGHQKGRTTKEKVFRNFGMPRPEGYRKALRLMQTAERFGLPLLTLIDTPGAYPGIGAEERGQSEAIARNLLVMAELKVPVICTVIGEGGSGGALAIGVGDRVNMLQYSTYSVISPEGCASILWKSAEKARDAAEALGLTAPRLLELGLVDKVVREPLGGAHRSARSMAIRLKAVLLNQLDELQAMPQADLLEQRYRRLRSYGAFQE, encoded by the coding sequence ATGAACCCCAACTTCCTCGACTTCGAACAACCGATCGCCGAACTGGAAGCGAAGATCGACGAGCTTCGCCATGCCAGCGACGGCCAGGCGTTCAACATCGACGAGGAAGTCGGCCGCCTGCGCGAGAAGCTGAAGATCAAGACGGCCGACATCTTCCGCAACCTCAGCTCGTGGCAGGTCACGCAGCTTTCGCGGCACCCGGCGCGTCCGTACACGCTGGATTACATCGCCACCATCTGCGAAGAGTTCCACGAGCTGGCCGGCGACCGTATGTACGCCGACGACCCGGCCATCGTGGGCGGCCTGGGCCGCATCAATGGCCGGCCGGTGATGATCATCGGCCACCAGAAGGGCCGCACCACCAAGGAAAAGGTGTTCCGCAACTTCGGCATGCCTCGCCCGGAGGGCTATCGCAAGGCGCTGCGCCTGATGCAGACCGCCGAGCGCTTCGGCCTGCCCCTGCTGACCCTGATCGATACCCCCGGCGCCTATCCCGGCATCGGCGCCGAGGAACGCGGCCAGAGCGAGGCGATCGCCCGCAACCTGCTGGTGATGGCCGAGCTGAAGGTGCCGGTCATCTGCACGGTGATCGGCGAGGGCGGCTCCGGCGGCGCACTGGCGATCGGCGTGGGCGACCGGGTGAACATGCTGCAGTACTCCACCTATTCGGTGATCTCGCCCGAAGGCTGCGCCTCGATCCTGTGGAAGAGCGCCGAAAAGGCACGCGATGCCGCCGAGGCGCTGGGCCTGACCGCACCGCGCCTGCTCGAGCTTGGCCTGGTCGACAAGGTGGTCCGCGAGCCGCTGGGCGGAGCCCACCGCAGCGCGCGTTCCATGGCGATCCGGCTCAAGGCCGTGCTGCTCAACCAGCTCGACGAGCTGCAGGCCATGCCGCAGGCCGACCTGCTCGAACAGCGCTACCGCCGCCTGCGCAGCTACGGCGCGTTCCAGGAATAA
- the dnaE gene encoding DNA polymerase III subunit alpha translates to MSARFVHTHLHSEYSLVDSTIRIKALVGACARAGMPAVALTDESNMFALVKFYKACHAAGIKPICGSDLWIAAPDDPRPWRLTLLCQHREGYLNLSRLVSRAWRDGQQGGRALVDAGWLTPDSSDGLIALLGRESEVARIAVNQGIDAALAKLRPLARLFPDRLYLELVRCGREGEESWNAAALALAAEIDLPVVASNDVRFLARDDFESHEARVCIHQGRVLADPKRPRDYSDQQHLKTPDDMAALFADVPEALENTVELARRCNLELEFGTYYLPDFPVPEGYDLDSHIRELARQGLKERLAAAPMAEGKSLDDYETRLERELDVIIKMGFPGYFLIVADFINWGKQNGIPVGPGRGSGAGSLVAWVLKITDLDPLQFDLLFERFLNPERVSMPDFDIDFCMDRRDEVIDYVARKYGRDHVSQIITYGSMAAKAVLRDSGRVLGMPYGAVDRIAKLIPARPLDLTLSCALGRSEKAKKEPDRVVKEFCDLYEQDEDEARPLIDLALSLENLTRNVGKHAGGVVIGPKPLTEFAPLYCEPGGAGVVTQYDKDDVEAVGLVKFDFLGLRTLTIIDWAVKAINARRAGTGEEPLDISQLPIDDAPTYDLLKRAQTVAVFQLESSGMQRMLKDAKPDRFGDIIALVALYRPGPMDLIPSFVARKHGREEVEYPDPRVEPILKETYGIMVYQEQVMQMAQIVGGYSLGGADLLRRAMGKKKAEEMVKHRATFRDGAARDGLSGDKADQIFDLMEKFAGYGFNKSHAAAYALVSYQTAWLKTHYPAEFMAATISSDMDNTDKVVTFLTESRAIGLDVLPPDVNASAYMFVATQPQEIRYGLGAIKGVGQGACEAIVDERMRGGPYKDLADFCRRVDPTKLNRRVLEALILSGSLDALAATRASLMEQLPDAIKAAEQHLRDRQSGQNDMFGAMMGGAAAPVVQVDLPTVPEWPLEQKLQGERDTLGHYLSGHPTDPWREELAQLATCPLGEIAERYQPPRPRKNDDGGNNRFRRGPDTPWTVAGMVTAVRKRGDSDAFVRLEDGSGCIEVSFFGELYTQVAPLLVRDEILVVDGGLRIDEFSGGGFQVRARSACTMSDACRRTARLLQLKLNGIGPDFAELLRQTLTGFRGGRASVTLHGYHNQRAQADLELGEDWRVDPIPDLLRAVRGLPGVQAARLRLVKNQE, encoded by the coding sequence ATGTCCGCGCGCTTCGTCCATACGCATCTACACAGCGAATACTCGCTGGTCGACTCCACCATCCGCATCAAGGCGCTGGTGGGCGCCTGCGCGCGCGCAGGCATGCCTGCAGTCGCACTCACCGACGAGAGCAACATGTTCGCGCTGGTGAAGTTCTACAAGGCCTGCCATGCCGCGGGGATCAAGCCGATCTGCGGCAGCGACCTGTGGATCGCCGCACCCGACGATCCGCGCCCCTGGCGACTCACCCTGCTGTGCCAGCACCGCGAGGGCTACCTCAACCTGTCGCGGTTGGTCTCGCGCGCCTGGCGCGATGGCCAGCAGGGCGGCCGTGCCCTGGTCGATGCCGGCTGGCTGACTCCGGACAGCAGCGACGGCCTCATCGCCCTGCTCGGCCGCGAAAGCGAGGTCGCCCGCATCGCGGTGAACCAGGGCATCGACGCTGCCCTGGCGAAGCTGCGGCCACTGGCCAGGCTGTTCCCCGACCGCCTGTACCTTGAGCTGGTGCGCTGCGGCCGCGAAGGCGAGGAAAGCTGGAATGCCGCCGCGCTGGCGCTGGCCGCCGAAATCGACCTGCCAGTGGTCGCCAGCAACGACGTGCGCTTCCTTGCCCGCGATGATTTCGAATCGCACGAAGCGCGCGTGTGCATCCATCAGGGCCGCGTGCTGGCCGACCCCAAGCGTCCGCGCGACTACAGCGACCAGCAGCACCTGAAGACCCCGGACGACATGGCCGCGCTGTTCGCCGACGTGCCCGAGGCGCTGGAAAACACTGTCGAACTGGCCCGTCGCTGCAACCTCGAGCTGGAATTCGGCACCTATTACCTGCCCGACTTCCCGGTACCCGAAGGCTACGACCTCGACAGCCACATCCGCGAACTGGCACGCCAGGGCCTGAAGGAACGACTGGCCGCCGCGCCGATGGCCGAAGGCAAGTCGCTGGACGACTACGAAACGCGGCTGGAACGCGAGCTGGACGTCATCATCAAGATGGGCTTCCCCGGCTACTTCCTGATCGTTGCGGACTTCATCAACTGGGGCAAGCAGAACGGCATCCCGGTCGGCCCGGGCCGTGGTTCGGGCGCCGGCTCGCTGGTCGCCTGGGTGCTGAAGATCACCGACCTCGATCCGCTGCAGTTCGACCTGCTGTTCGAGCGCTTCCTCAATCCCGAACGCGTGTCGATGCCCGACTTCGACATCGACTTCTGCATGGACCGCCGCGACGAAGTGATCGACTACGTCGCGCGCAAGTACGGCCGCGACCACGTCAGCCAGATCATCACCTACGGCTCGATGGCGGCAAAGGCCGTGCTGCGCGACTCGGGCCGCGTGCTCGGCATGCCCTACGGCGCGGTCGACCGGATCGCCAAGCTGATCCCGGCGCGCCCGCTCGACCTGACCCTGTCCTGCGCGCTGGGCCGCAGCGAGAAGGCGAAGAAGGAACCCGACCGCGTCGTCAAGGAATTCTGCGACCTGTACGAGCAGGACGAGGACGAGGCGCGCCCGCTGATCGACCTGGCGCTGAGCCTGGAAAACCTCACCCGCAACGTCGGCAAGCACGCCGGCGGCGTGGTGATCGGCCCCAAGCCGCTGACCGAGTTCGCCCCGCTCTACTGCGAACCGGGCGGCGCCGGCGTCGTCACGCAATACGACAAGGACGACGTCGAGGCGGTCGGCCTGGTGAAGTTCGACTTCCTCGGCCTGCGCACGCTGACCATCATCGACTGGGCGGTGAAGGCGATCAACGCGCGCCGTGCCGGCACCGGCGAGGAGCCGCTGGACATCAGCCAGCTGCCGATCGACGACGCCCCCACCTACGACCTGCTCAAGCGCGCGCAGACGGTGGCGGTGTTCCAGCTCGAATCGTCCGGCATGCAGCGCATGCTCAAGGACGCGAAGCCCGACCGCTTCGGCGACATCATCGCGCTGGTGGCGCTGTACCGTCCGGGCCCGATGGACCTGATTCCCAGCTTCGTCGCGCGCAAGCACGGCCGCGAAGAGGTGGAATACCCCGACCCGCGCGTCGAACCGATCCTGAAAGAGACCTACGGCATCATGGTCTACCAGGAGCAGGTGATGCAGATGGCGCAGATCGTCGGCGGCTACTCGCTTGGCGGCGCCGACCTGCTGCGTCGCGCGATGGGCAAGAAGAAGGCCGAGGAAATGGTCAAGCACCGCGCGACGTTCCGCGACGGTGCCGCCAGGGACGGACTCAGCGGCGACAAGGCCGACCAGATCTTCGACCTGATGGAGAAGTTCGCCGGCTACGGCTTCAACAAGTCGCACGCCGCTGCCTACGCGCTGGTGTCCTATCAGACCGCCTGGCTGAAGACCCACTACCCGGCCGAATTCATGGCCGCGACGATCTCGTCGGACATGGACAACACCGACAAGGTGGTGACCTTCCTGACCGAGTCGCGCGCCATCGGGCTGGACGTGCTGCCGCCCGACGTCAACGCCTCGGCCTACATGTTCGTGGCGACCCAGCCGCAGGAAATCCGCTACGGCCTCGGCGCGATCAAGGGCGTCGGCCAGGGCGCCTGCGAGGCGATCGTCGACGAACGCATGCGCGGCGGACCATACAAGGACCTGGCCGACTTCTGCCGCCGGGTCGACCCGACCAAGCTCAATCGCCGCGTGCTCGAGGCACTGATCCTGTCCGGCAGTCTCGATGCGCTGGCGGCCACCCGCGCCAGCCTGATGGAGCAGTTGCCCGACGCGATCAAGGCCGCCGAACAGCACCTGCGCGACCGTCAGTCCGGCCAGAACGACATGTTCGGCGCGATGATGGGCGGGGCGGCCGCACCGGTCGTGCAGGTCGACCTGCCCACCGTGCCGGAATGGCCGCTCGAACAGAAGCTGCAGGGCGAGCGCGACACCCTGGGCCACTACCTGTCGGGCCACCCGACCGACCCGTGGCGCGAGGAACTGGCCCAACTGGCTACCTGCCCGCTTGGCGAGATCGCCGAACGCTATCAGCCGCCGCGCCCGCGCAAGAACGATGACGGCGGAAACAACCGCTTCCGGCGTGGACCGGACACACCATGGACCGTGGCCGGCATGGTCACCGCCGTGCGCAAACGCGGCGACAGTGACGCCTTCGTGCGACTGGAAGACGGCAGCGGCTGCATCGAGGTGAGCTTCTTCGGCGAGCTGTACACCCAGGTCGCCCCGCTGCTGGTGCGCGACGAGATCCTGGTGGTCGACGGCGGCCTGCGCATCGACGAGTTCTCCGGCGGCGGCTTCCAGGTCCGCGCCCGCAGCGCCTGCACCATGAGCGATGCCTGCCGCCGCACGGCCCGCCTGCTGCAGCTCAAGCTGAACGGCATTGGCCCCGATTTCGCGGAGCTGCTGCGCCAGACCCTGACCGGCTTCCGCGGCGGCCGGGCCAGCGTGACCCTGCACGGCTACCACAACCAGCGCGCGCAGGCCGACCTGGAGCTGGGCGAGGACTGGCGGGTCGATCCCATTCCCGACCTGCTGCGCGCCGTGCGTGGTCTGCCTGGCGTGCAGGCGGCCCGGCTGCGGCTGGTCAAGAACCAGGAGTGA
- the rnhB gene encoding ribonuclease HII, with translation MPAVPRRKSASSFPLPFGDPGHESPTQTPAPGVQPLTAGVDEAGRGPLAGPVAVAAVILDPARPIPGLDDSKKLSEKKREALYPRIIEQALAWHIVLVEVKEIDTLNIFQATMAGMCRAVSGLPVMPHEALIDGNKLPPGLPCAGRAIVGGDALEPSISAASILAKVTRDRWMTALDADYPGYGFAIHKGYPTPAHLAALQQLGPCPQHRRSFAPVRALLAAAD, from the coding sequence ATGCCAGCCGTGCCGAGGCGTAAGTCCGCAAGCAGCTTTCCGCTGCCCTTCGGCGATCCCGGCCATGAGTCACCGACGCAAACTCCGGCACCCGGCGTGCAACCGCTGACGGCAGGCGTCGACGAAGCCGGCCGCGGGCCGCTGGCCGGACCGGTCGCGGTGGCCGCCGTGATCCTCGACCCCGCGCGACCGATTCCCGGTCTCGACGACTCCAAGAAACTCAGCGAGAAAAAACGCGAGGCGCTTTATCCGCGCATCATCGAACAGGCGCTGGCCTGGCACATTGTGCTGGTCGAGGTGAAAGAGATCGATACGCTGAACATCTTCCAGGCCACCATGGCCGGCATGTGCCGGGCCGTCAGCGGCCTGCCCGTGATGCCGCACGAGGCGCTGATCGACGGCAACAAGCTGCCGCCGGGCCTTCCCTGTGCCGGGCGTGCCATCGTCGGCGGCGATGCGCTGGAACCGTCGATCAGTGCCGCGTCGATACTGGCCAAGGTCACCCGCGATCGCTGGATGACGGCCCTCGATGCGGACTATCCGGGCTACGGGTTCGCCATCCACAAGGGCTACCCGACCCCGGCCCATCTGGCCGCCCTGCAGCAGCTCGGTCCCTGCCCGCAGCACCGGCGCAGTTTCGCCCCGGTACGCGCCCTGCTCGCGGCTGCCGACTGA
- the lpxB gene encoding lipid-A-disaccharide synthase → MSENHPGPTIAILAGEDSGDQLGADLIVALRQRYPAARFVGIGGKRMQAQDFESWHDIHELSLFGFVEVVSHLPRLLRLRKALVARLLKTRPDVVVGIDAPDFNLGVEQRLKKAGLRTVHYVSPSVWAWREKRAEKIGHSADRVLCLFPMEPAIYARHHVDARFVGHPLADRFALVSDRSGAREILQLPMDVPVLALLPGSRPSELARMGATFIDAARRLTAAMPGMRVVIPAANPQVLETLRGMLAKGPGNEQLMLYDGHAHEAMLASDVVLLASGTAALEAMLAKRPMVAGYRVSPVSYGIARTLNMLKTDVYTLPNILARASGMGEKALLVPELMQDDFTAAKLADATLALFNDSERRGAIVAAFEQLHHALRGDAESPAGDQAAAAIADMLDASRAEA, encoded by the coding sequence ATGTCCGAGAATCATCCAGGCCCGACCATTGCCATTCTTGCCGGTGAGGATTCCGGCGACCAGCTCGGCGCCGACCTGATCGTCGCGCTGCGCCAGCGCTATCCCGCCGCGCGCTTCGTCGGCATCGGCGGCAAGCGCATGCAGGCGCAGGACTTCGAGTCCTGGCACGACATCCACGAACTGTCGCTGTTCGGCTTTGTCGAGGTGGTGAGCCACCTGCCGCGCCTGCTGCGCCTGCGCAAGGCGCTGGTGGCCCGGCTGCTGAAAACACGGCCCGACGTGGTGGTCGGCATCGACGCCCCGGATTTCAACCTCGGCGTGGAGCAACGCCTGAAAAAGGCCGGCCTGCGCACCGTGCACTATGTCAGCCCGTCGGTATGGGCCTGGCGCGAGAAGCGCGCGGAAAAGATCGGCCACAGCGCCGACCGGGTGCTTTGCCTGTTTCCGATGGAGCCGGCGATCTACGCGAGGCACCACGTCGATGCGCGCTTCGTCGGCCATCCGCTGGCCGACCGTTTCGCGCTGGTGTCGGACCGCAGCGGTGCACGCGAAATCCTGCAGCTGCCGATGGATGTCCCGGTACTGGCCCTGCTGCCCGGCAGCCGTCCGTCCGAACTGGCACGCATGGGAGCCACCTTCATCGATGCCGCACGGCGCCTGACCGCAGCCATGCCCGGAATGCGCGTGGTCATCCCCGCAGCCAATCCGCAGGTGCTGGAAACCCTGCGTGGGATGCTCGCGAAGGGCCCCGGCAACGAGCAGCTGATGCTCTACGACGGCCATGCGCACGAAGCCATGCTGGCCTCCGACGTGGTGCTGCTGGCCTCGGGTACCGCCGCGCTCGAAGCCATGCTGGCCAAACGTCCGATGGTCGCCGGTTACCGCGTGTCACCGGTCAGCTACGGCATCGCCCGCACGCTGAACATGCTCAAGACCGACGTCTATACCCTGCCCAACATCCTGGCGCGTGCCAGCGGCATGGGCGAGAAGGCGCTGCTGGTGCCGGAACTGATGCAGGACGACTTCACCGCCGCGAAGCTCGCCGACGCCACGCTGGCGCTGTTCAACGACAGCGAGCGGCGCGGTGCCATCGTCGCCGCCTTCGAACAGCTGCATCACGCGCTGCGTGGCGATGCCGAGTCGCCCGCCGGCGACCAGGCCGCCGCGGCGATTGCCGACATGCTGGATGCCAGCCGTGCCGAGGCGTAA